A DNA window from Phragmites australis chromosome 11, lpPhrAust1.1, whole genome shotgun sequence contains the following coding sequences:
- the LOC133884297 gene encoding WRKY transcription factor WRKY24-like: protein MASSTGSLDRGFTFTPPPFITSFTELLSSGAAEMLGSAGEDQSPKGLFPRARGGNGVPKFKSAQPPSLPISPPPMSPSSYFAIPAGLSPAELLDSPVFLTSASNILASPTTGAIPAQRYHWKQAADLITSQQEESRAAAGFSDFSFHTAGSNAMATQTTSFPSFKEQQVEAVSKSVVASSNKSSGNNGGNSNTKLEDGYNWRKYGQKQVKGSENPRSYYKCTYQSCSMKKKVERSLADGRITQIVYKGAHDHPKPLSTRRNSSGGVAAGAAEDHANSLSAACGTEHSGATPENSSVTFGDDDADNGSQRSNADEPDAKRWKEDADNEGSSGGAGSKPVREPRLVVQTLSDIDILDDGFRWRKYGQKVVKGNPNPRSYYKCTTVGCPVRKHVERASHDPRAVITTYEGKHNHDVPVGRGAASRAQVPAQPASDAMASSQDHRQPYTLEEMLCNPAAGYGGYAAGGAFQQRAKDEPRDDLFVDSLLC from the exons ATGGCATCCTCGACAGGAAGCCTGGACCGCGGGTTCACGTTCACGCCGCCGCCCTTCATCACCTCCTTCACCGAGCTGCTCAGCTCCGGCGCGGCTGAGATGCTCGGCAGCGCGGGGGAGGACCAGTCTCCGAAGGGGCTGTTCCCGCGGGCGAGGGGCGGCAACGGCGTGCCCAAGTTCAAGTCCGCGCAGCCACCCAGCCTGCCCatctcgccgccgccgatgtCGCCGTCGTCCTACTTCGCTATCCCGGCCGGGCTCAGCCCTGCCGAGCTGCTCGACTCCCCCGTCTTCCTCACCTCCGCCTCTAACATCTTGGCGTCTCCGACCACCGGTGCGATCCCGGCGCAGAGGTACCACTGGAAGCAGGCCGCCGATCTGATCACCTCCCAGCAGGAGGAGAGCCGAGCTGCAGCAGGGTTCTCTGACTTTTCCTTCCACACGGCCGGCTCTAACGCCATGGCCACACAGACAACTTCCTTCCCTTCCTTCAAG GAGCAGCAAGTGGAAGCTGTGAGCAAGAGCGTCGTCGCCTCGAGCAACAAGAGCAGCGGCAACAATGGTGGCAACAGCAACACCAAGCTGGAGGACGGGTACAACTGGAGGAAATACGGGCAGAAGCAGGTGAAGGGGAGCGAGAACCCGCGGAGCTACTACAAGTGCACCTACCAAAGCTGCTCCATGAAGAAGAAGGTCGAGCGCTCCCTCGCCGACGGCCGCATCACGCAGATCGTCTACAAGGGCGCGCACGACCACCCGAAGCCGCTCTCCACGCGCCGCAACTCCTCTGGTGGCGTGGCGGCCGGTGCGGCGGAGGACCATGCTAACAGCCTCTCCGCGGCATGCGGCACGGAACACTCCGGTGCGACGCCCGAGAACTCCTCCGTGACGTTCGGCGACGATGACGCCGACAACGGGTCGCAGCGGAGCAACGCCGACGAGCCTGACGCCAAGCGCTG GAAGGAGGATGCTGACAACGAGGGCAGCTCTGGCGGCGCCGGCAGCAAGCCGGTGCGGGAGCCGAGGCTGGTGGTGCAAACGCTGAGCGACATCGACATACTAGACGACGGGTTCCGGTGGAGGAAGTACGGGCAGAAGGTCGTCAAGGGCAACCCCAACCCGAG GAGCTACTACAAGTGCACGACGGTGGGGTGCCCGGTGCGGAAGCACGTGGAACGCGCGTCGCACGACCCGCGCGCCGTGATCACCACCTACGAGGGCAAGCACAACCACGACGTCCCCGTCGGCCGCGGCGCCGCCAGCCGCGCGCAGGTGCCGGCGCAGCCGGCCTCCGACGCCATGGCCAGCAGCCAGGACCACCGCCAGCCCTACACCCTGGAAGAGATGCTCTGCAACCCCGCCGCCGGGTACGGCGGCTACGCGGCCGGCGGCGCGTTCCAGCAGCGTGCCAAGGACGAGCCGCGGGACGACCTGTTCGTCGACTCGCTGCTCTGCTAG